TTTTCTGTTTTAAATATACAATCCCCTGATAAGGTTTTATTTAAACCCAATATGCTTTCTGCAAGAACACCTGAAGAAGGGGTCACCACACATCCTGTTGTACTGGAGATATCTGTAAATCTATGTAAAAGCCCCAAAAAAATTATAGGAGACAGCCCTGCAAGTGTAAACAAACCAGTAGAGTTATACTGGGAAAAATGCGGATATAAAAATGTTTCCCAAAATACCGGTGTTCCTCTCGTAAAATTCAGCAATTCTATAATGATAGAGTTGCAGGTATCCGGTAAAAAAGAAAAAGTTCCTGTTACTGATTACCTGAAAGAATACAGAATATTTAATCTACCTAAACTGAAGACACATGGACTTACAGTTATAACTGCTGCATTAAAAAACCTTTATGGACTTATACCCGGTTTTCATAAGAGTGTTCTCCACAGTAAATTCATTTCACCGGTTGAGTTTTCTGAATTTCTCATCTCCTATTATCAGGTAATTAAACCATATGTTTTCTTTAATCTTATAGATGCTATTATATCTATGGAAGGAGAAGGGCCATCTGCAGGAAATCTAATACATACCGGTTATCTTATAGGAGGAAGAGATGCAGTGGCAATAGATATGATATGTTGTGAACTTACAGGATTAAAAGTAGAAGATGTCCCATACCTTAGAATATATAAAGAAAGATATGGACTACCTGATATAGAAGTTATTGGAGATATACCGCTTTCTACTAAAAAGTTTAATATACCGGGCAGAAAGAGAAATAAAATATTTTCCAGTAAAGTTCTGAAGCCAGTTCTATGTTTACTTGCAAAATATTTCAAAGCAATTCCAGTAATAAATCCTTCTGTATGCAAAAAATGTTATGCCTGCAGAGAGGTATGTCCTGTAAAAGCAATATCAGAAAACTTGAAATTTGACAGAAAAAAGTGTATAAATTGTCTGTGTTGTTTTGAGGTATGTCCTTATAAAGCCATTAATATAAAAAAAAGTTTGATTGCTAAACTATTCACATAAAAACAAGGAGAAACTTATGGATGAGAAAAT
The window above is part of the bacterium genome. Proteins encoded here:
- a CDS encoding DUF362 domain-containing protein, which codes for MKEKVVVARCASYEKSVVEKAINKIFSVLNIQSPDKVLFKPNMLSARTPEEGVTTHPVVLEISVNLCKSPKKIIGDSPASVNKPVELYWEKCGYKNVSQNTGVPLVKFSNSIMIELQVSGKKEKVPVTDYLKEYRIFNLPKLKTHGLTVITAALKNLYGLIPGFHKSVLHSKFISPVEFSEFLISYYQVIKPYVFFNLIDAIISMEGEGPSAGNLIHTGYLIGGRDAVAIDMICCELTGLKVEDVPYLRIYKERYGLPDIEVIGDIPLSTKKFNIPGRKRNKIFSSKVLKPVLCLLAKYFKAIPVINPSVCKKCYACREVCPVKAISENLKFDRKKCINCLCCFEVCPYKAINIKKSLIAKLFT